The Methyloceanibacter sp. wino2 nucleotide sequence GCGCAGCCTTCAGAAGGGCGGCCCCGGCGAATGGATCAAGGCCAAAAGCTACGAGACGTTCGGTCCGCTCGGTCCGTGGCTTGTCACTTCGGATGAGATTCCCGATCCGCAGAATCTCGATCTCACCATGGATCTCAACGGCGAGCGCATGCAGACGGGCAATACCTCGACCATGATCTTCTCCGTGGCCGAACTCGTCAGCTATATCAGCAAGTACATGACGCTGGTTCCCGGCGACGTCGTAGTCACGGGCACGCCGCCAGGCGTGGGCATGGCGCGGAACCCGCGCGTGTTCCTCAAGCCGGGCGACGACATGGTGCTGCGCATCTCAGGCCTCGGCGAACAGCACTCGGTCGTGGTCGCCGAAAGCTAGGCGGCACCCTACGACGGCTTCTGCCAGAAGGCGTGGAAGTGGTGCAGCGGCCCGGCGCCCTGCCCAACATGAATCTCGTCCGCGGCGATGATCGCCGCCGTGACATACATCTTGGCAAGCTTGACCGCCTTTTCGACGGTCTCGCCCTTGGCGAGCTCCGCGGCAATCGCCGAGGACAGCGTGCAGCCGGTGCCATGTGTATTTTGGGTCTCGTGGCGGGGCGCCTCGATCCTTTGAACGCCGTTCGCGTCGGCGAAAATGTCGAGCGCCGTCTCGGCCATGGATTCGCCGCCGGTCAGTAGCACTGCGTCCGCCCCGAGGGCCCGCAGCCGCTCCGCACGGCCTTCCATCATCTGCTCCCGGCTTTCCGGCGGCTCTCCAAGCAAGGCCGCACATTCCGCGAGATTGGGCGTGGCGACGGTCGCGCGCGGCAGGAGCCGGTCCCGCAGCACGCCGACCGCATCCTCATCGAGCAATAGATCGCCGCTGGTCGACACCATGACGGGATCGAGCACGACGGGGACGTCTTCGAACAGGTCGAGGCCAGTCGCCACCGCCTCAACTGTCTCGGCCGTGGCCAGCATCCCGATCTTGATGGCCCCGACATCGAGATCGCGCGCGACAGACTGCATCTGTGCCAGCACGAACTCCGGCGGCACGGCCATGACATCGTCGACGCCCTGTGTGTTCTGCGCGGTCAGTGCCGTGATCGCGCTCGCGCCATAGACGCCGAGTGCGGAGAAAGTCTTCAGATCGGCTTGGATGCCCGCGCCGCCCGATGAATCCGAACCGGCCACGGTGAGTGCAATCAGGGTTCTGTCTGCTGTCATTTTGTTTTTGTTCCCCGGAAATCAGTGAGTGGCGCGCGCCGGCCTGGCGCAGGTATCGACCCTGCACGCCGGCGGCGTGCGCGCTGAAGGATCAGCCAATCGTCGCCAAAGACGGGAAGGCCTGCAGGATCCAGCCTGCGATGAGTGTCATGGAGTCCGTCAGGAAAAGGATGCCGGTCAAGACGAGAAGGCCGCCCATGATCTTCTCGACCTTGCCCAAGTGCTTCTTGAAGCGCCCGAGGGCCTTCATGAACGGCTTCACCGCCACGGCGGCCAAGATGAAGGGAATACCGAGCCCCAGCGAGTAGACGAACAGCAGGCT carries:
- the thiD gene encoding bifunctional hydroxymethylpyrimidine kinase/phosphomethylpyrimidine kinase — protein: MTADRTLIALTVAGSDSSGGAGIQADLKTFSALGVYGASAITALTAQNTQGVDDVMAVPPEFVLAQMQSVARDLDVGAIKIGMLATAETVEAVATGLDLFEDVPVVLDPVMVSTSGDLLLDEDAVGVLRDRLLPRATVATPNLAECAALLGEPPESREQMMEGRAERLRALGADAVLLTGGESMAETALDIFADANGVQRIEAPRHETQNTHGTGCTLSSAIAAELAKGETVEKAVKLAKMYVTAAIIAADEIHVGQGAGPLHHFHAFWQKPS